One window from the genome of Saimiri boliviensis isolate mSaiBol1 chromosome 2, mSaiBol1.pri, whole genome shotgun sequence encodes:
- the LOC101036183 gene encoding uncharacterized protein LOC101036183 codes for MNKDLRRRRCEERGGRAKACALASRWRPAALTRRGSPRDVGNLAVGREGGRSCEVRGNAWVSKVPGAPKGFPQSGNEPWGGAFCENVSAPQHASDLVNPLGKDRGSGWRTDCGELKKLTCAAIKRAAALSDSPRATEIERAPGPAAGGPGSTLPSQEKRTKRGDGLGGGPALQTLQSLETKPPLQASTSRRDKGSEEIQRPTGRRWLSGFRCGFIGERYNG; via the exons ATGAATAAAGACCTGCGGAGAAGGCGGTGCGAGGAGCGCGGCGGCCGGGCCAAGGCGTGCGCGCTCGCGTCCCGGTGGCGCCCGGCAGCCCTGACCCGCAGAGGAAGCCCCCG GGACGTAGGGAACCTggcggtggggagggagggagggaggagctgcGAGGTCCGAGGAAACGCTTGGGTTTCCAAGGTTCCTGGGGCACCAAAGGGCTTCCCGCAGTCGGGGAACGAGCCCTGGGGAGGAGCCTTTTGCGAGAACGTGAGCGCGCCCCAACACGCCTCAGACCTCGTAAACCCACTTGGCAAAGACCGGGGAAGCGGCTGGCGGACAGACTGCGGTGAACTCAAGAAATTAACCTGCGCTGCAATTAAACGGGCTGCCGCCCTTTCAGACTCACCTCGAGCGACCGAGATAGAGAGAGCTCCCGGACCGGCCGCGGGGGGACCTGGCTCCACCCTCCCGTCCCAGGAGAAGAGGACAAAAAGGGGAGATGGACTTGGAGGCGGCCCCGCCCTTCAAACGCTCCAATCCTTGGAAACCAAACCTCCTCTCCAAGCCTCCACGTCTAGAAGGGACAAAGGCAGCGAGGAGATCCAGAGACCGACGGGGAGACGCTGGCTTTCAGGCTTCCGGTGTGGGTTCATTGGGGAAAGGTACAATGGTTGA